A single genomic interval of Helianthus annuus cultivar XRQ/B chromosome 6, HanXRQr2.0-SUNRISE, whole genome shotgun sequence harbors:
- the LOC110935600 gene encoding peptide chain release factor PrfB2, chloroplastic has protein sequence MSSIIFRRSYRTSSSILSRYQSFSTLFQSSSDLQSTNKQQNHVSGLESLSKNASGFGSVLNKRLNFSCGSCLINTLPFSSQAAVATSDGLTVDDIVANQWAILDESESDWKSHASAVAQSIRLIKKRLQWTQLKVRLEMLSFQMEKPDLWDDPVHAGRISREHGSLMGKMKEVNGLEQELIDHIDMIKLAHEENDPDLESESVKALLRMRQSVKEKELEALLAGEHDSCSCYIEVQAGAGGTESMDWAGMVMQMYKMWAQRHGYGVTVVDEMRGEIAGIKRATLKVDGEYAYGYAKAEVGAHRLVRISPFDSAKRRHTSFAAVAVTPILGDASHHVQINEADLRIERYRSGGAGGQHANVTDSAVRITHIPTGITASCQNERSQHQNKASAMAVLQSRLDQQEMARQAQMNAQYTQSLTDNSWGNQIRSYVLHPYRMVKDLRTNYEVSDPDSVLEGEIDDFILSFLTDSMDKENDEA, from the exons ATGTCATCAATCATATTTCGAAGGTCATACAGAACATCATCTTCCATATTGTCTCGTTACCAATCTTTTTCCACGCTTTTCCAATCTTCATCCGATCTCCAATCCACCAATAAACAACAGAATCACGTTTCTGGGTTGGAATCTTTATCGAAGAATGCATCTGGGTTTGGTTCAGTTTTGAATAAAAGATTGAATTTTTCATGTGGGTCTTGCTTGATCAATACGCTGCCATTTAGTAGTCAAGCAGCCGTAGCGACCTCTGATGGGCTTACTGTAGATGACATTGTTGCTAATCAATGGGCGATTCTTGATGAGAGTGAGAGTGATTGGAAGAGCCATGCTTCTGCAGTTGCTCAATCGATTCGTTTGATCAAGAAACGATTGCag TGGACACAGTTAAAAGTAAGATTGGAGATGCTATCATTTCAAATGGAAAAGCCAGACCTTTGGGATGATCCTGTTCATGCAGGGAGAATAAGCCGTGAGCACGGTTCACTCATGGGCAAAATGAAGGAAGTTAACGGTCTTGAGCAAGAATTAATCGACCATATTGACATGATCAAGCTTGCTCATGAAGAGAACGATCCTGATTTAGAATCG GAATCCGTAAAAGCATTATTAAGGATGAGACAAAGCGTGAAAGAGAAGGAACTTGAAGCTTTGCTAGCCGGGGAGCATGATTCTTGCTCTTGTTACATAGAG GTGCAAGCAGGGGCGGGTGGCACTGAGAGCATGGACTGGGCAGGTATGGTGATGCAAATGTATAAAATGTGGGCTCAACGCCATGGATATGGAGTCACGGTTGTGGATGAAATGCGTGGTGAGATTGCAGGAATTAAG AGGGCAACACTTAAAGTAGACGGTGAATATGCATACGGATATGCAAAAGCAGAAGTAGGGGCCCACCGCCTGGTTCGTATATCACCTTTTGATAGTGCCAAGCGCCGCCACACTTCGTTTGCCGCCGTTGCCGTAACACCCATTTTAGGTGATGCGTCTCACCATGTTCAAATCAATGAAGCGGATCTGAGAATTGAAAGATACCGTTCAGGAGGAGCCGGTGGTCAGCATGCTAATGTTACAGATAGTGCTGTAAGGATAACTCACATACCTACTGGAATCACCGCTTCATGCCAAAATGAAAG GTCGCAACACCAGAACAAGGCATCTGCAATGGCAGTACTACAATCACGGTTGGATCAACAGGAGATGGCTCGCCAGGCTCAGATGAATGCACAATATACACAGAGTCTAACAGACAATAGTTGGGGCAATCAAATACGGTCGTATGTACTTCAT CCTTATCGAATGGTAAAGGATTTACGGACCAATTATGAGGTTTCGGACCCTGATTCAGTACTTGAAGGTGAAATCGATGACTTCATATTGAGCTTTCTTACCGACTCCATGGATAAAGAAAATGACGAGGCATAA